A segment of the Aureliella helgolandensis genome:
TATCAGTTAGCCGCATGGGACTTCGCCGCCGGAAGGCTGATCCTGGAAGAAGCCGGTGGCACGATGACAACAGGGCGCGGGGATGAGCTGCCGCTTGCCACCTCGAGTGTGCTGGCCAGCAATGGGGAATTGCACTCCGCTGCACTGTCGATCGTTGGCAAATTCCATCCCGTTTAGGGCTGCATCGCTGAGCTCCCGTCCGGGCCCAGAGGGAAACGGGCAATTTTGCAGTGCATGCCAGGAATTTTTGAAGTGCCAGGCACAGTCTGGGAATTCTTCTCGTTGCGACTGTTCAGTCTGATTTGAGTCGCGGCGGTTTCGGGGTATGTTGTCGCTTGCACCGCAAACTTTGCAAGTCGGCATGTCGCATCGCGTTACCCGACGAACGAGACCGATCACTGATGAAATGCATCGCCCGATGCTGGGCCTGATTTACGCAGGCTCCGTGGGCGGACGCCCCCAACATCGGAGGAATTCCACGATGATTAAGACATTGATTCTCAGCCTGCTTCCAATCTTGACTGCCGCAGACGCCGTCCTTGCGCAAAACTCTGCCTGGAGCCCTGCCGCAGCGCACGCGAACGCGGGGCAGGCAATTACCGAAGATGGGCTGCGCAGCCATATTCGTTTCTTGGCAGATGACCTGTTGGAAGGACGCGGCCCCGGCTCGCGAGGAGATGAACTGGCACAGCTGTATATCTCGACTGAATTGCAGTCGTTAGGGATAAAGCCGGCCGCAGACAACCAAAGCTGGTATCAACCGGTACCGCTGCAAGGCCTGACGACAACTCCACCCGCCAAGTTGAAGATTACCAAGGGGGCGGACGGCATCGAACTCCAGTTGCACGAGGATTACGTGGGCGTTAGTGGCCAGCCTCAAGAGCAGGTGTCCATCGAAGATGCGGAGCTTGTTTTCGTGGGATACGGGATTCAAGCACCGGAGTACAATTGGGACGATTTCAAAGGAGTCGATGTTCGCGGTAAGATTCTCGTATTCATGAACAACGATCCCGAATCCGATCCCGGATTGTTCGCTGGCCGACGACGGCTGTACTATGGTCGCTGGGATTACAAGTATGAAAAGGCGGCCGAGTTGGGCGCTGCTGGAGCCTTGATCATTCACACCACGGCCTCTGCCGGCTATCCCTACCAAGTTGTGCAGACAGGCTGGAGTGGTGAGGAATTTGAATTGGCCAGCCATTCGGGGCCACGCACTCGGTTTAAAGGCTGGTTGACCGAAGATGCGGCACAGCGGGTGGTGCAATTTGCCGGATTCGACCTCGCGCAATTGCGTGCTGCAGCCGAGTCTCGCGAGTTCCGGCCGGTAGCCCTTGGAGTGTCTACGACGCTCGATTTGGAGTGTCGCATTCGTCACCAGAATACTCGCAATGTGATTGGCGTACTCCCTGGCGCAGATCCTCGCCTCGGCCAAGAATACGTGGTCTTCATGGCCCATCATGATCACTTGGGATTGGCGGCCGAGCGGGACGAGAATGGGGACCAGATTTACAACGGTGCTATCGATAATGCATCGGGTACCGCTTCTCTGTTGAACATTGCTAAGGCGCTTGCAAATCTAGA
Coding sequences within it:
- a CDS encoding M28 family peptidase, with the protein product MIKTLILSLLPILTAADAVLAQNSAWSPAAAHANAGQAITEDGLRSHIRFLADDLLEGRGPGSRGDELAQLYISTELQSLGIKPAADNQSWYQPVPLQGLTTTPPAKLKITKGADGIELQLHEDYVGVSGQPQEQVSIEDAELVFVGYGIQAPEYNWDDFKGVDVRGKILVFMNNDPESDPGLFAGRRRLYYGRWDYKYEKAAELGAAGALIIHTTASAGYPYQVVQTGWSGEEFELASHSGPRTRFKGWLTEDAAQRVVQFAGFDLAQLRAAAESREFRPVALGVSTTLDLECRIRHQNTRNVIGVLPGADPRLGQEYVVFMAHHDHLGLAAERDENGDQIYNGAIDNASGTASLLNIAKALANLEVRPRRSILFAFVGAEEQGLLGSEHFAAHPPVPAGKMAAVINIDGVNFLGKTHDLNLIGNGKTNLDSIVEAVAKWQHRTVVPDYFPDRGYYYRSDQFSLAKIGVPGIYLHSGVNVVGKPDGWGKQQLEDWVDETYHQPSDEYSEDWDLAGAIDDAQLLMQVGIVIANQEELPAWLPGDEFEAARQKALEAVRE